The following proteins are co-located in the Acidobacteriota bacterium genome:
- a CDS encoding isoprenyl transferase, whose translation MRTVVPEGLDRKEAEVYVRLDPNRLPEHIAIIMDGNGRWAKSRHMPRITGHRAGVRAVRSTVETAARVGIEALTLYAFSAENWKRRPRGEVDFLMRLLRKYLKDEVPTLNRNNIRLKYIGRRHELPLEVQERMAWAAEETSENDGMVLTLALNYGARTEMVDAFRAILDHAMSNGGVEHLEITEELIDKNLYTRHVGDPDLVIRTSGEMRLSNFLLWQSAYAEIYVTPTLWPDFRGRHLLESIAEYQKRERRYGGLIDPPSGLH comes from the coding sequence TTGCGCACAGTAGTCCCTGAAGGGCTAGACCGCAAGGAAGCCGAGGTGTACGTGCGCCTCGATCCCAATCGGCTCCCCGAACACATCGCGATCATCATGGACGGCAACGGCCGCTGGGCCAAGAGCCGCCACATGCCGCGCATCACCGGCCACCGCGCCGGCGTCCGGGCCGTGCGCTCGACGGTGGAGACCGCCGCGCGCGTGGGCATCGAGGCGCTCACTCTCTACGCCTTCTCCGCCGAGAACTGGAAGCGCCGTCCCCGGGGCGAGGTGGACTTCCTCATGCGCCTGCTGCGCAAGTATCTGAAGGACGAAGTCCCCACGCTCAACCGCAACAATATCCGGCTGAAGTACATCGGACGCCGCCACGAGCTGCCGCTCGAAGTGCAGGAACGCATGGCGTGGGCGGCGGAAGAGACCAGTGAGAACGACGGCATGGTGCTCACGCTCGCCCTCAACTATGGCGCGCGCACCGAGATGGTGGACGCCTTCCGCGCCATCCTCGACCACGCGATGTCGAATGGCGGCGTGGAGCACCTCGAGATCACCGAAGAGTTGATCGACAAGAACTTGTACACGCGGCACGTTGGCGATCCCGACCTCGTCATCCGCACCTCGGGCGAGATGCGCCTCTCGAACTTCCTGCTGTGGCAGAGCGCCTACGCCGAGATCTACGTCACGCCCACGCTCTGGCCGGACTTCCGCGGACGCCACCTGCTCGAATCCATCGCCGAGTACCAGAAGCGCGAACGCCGCTACGGTGGCCTCATCGATCCGCCCAGCGGGCTGCACTAG
- a CDS encoding phosphatidate cytidylyltransferase, which translates to MKRVLTAVILIPLVLADIFFAPDWLVVLTVGLVATLAASEFLQLAEASGMAPYRGVTVSLVAVGFATMALFLARNRYADDAIALLTIGGIFFIPLVFLLLGLSKPELREALPAAAVSYFTFYYIAFPLACLVAIRRMEGGGPQADGRALLAIVLIVTWVGDIAAMYAGRAFGKHKLAPRISPGKTIEGSVASLVFAVIVCWALVQYALPRYLGEAETNVPTWVPIVLGVGLNIAAQLGDLAESAIKRGAGVKDSGTLLPGHGGVLDRIDALLLAAPVGMLILLLTRDYFSR; encoded by the coding sequence ATGAAGCGCGTCCTCACCGCCGTGATCCTCATCCCGCTCGTCTTGGCGGACATCTTCTTCGCTCCCGACTGGCTGGTCGTGCTGACTGTCGGCCTGGTCGCCACCCTCGCCGCCAGTGAGTTCCTGCAACTTGCCGAGGCCTCCGGCATGGCGCCCTATCGCGGAGTCACGGTTTCCCTCGTCGCGGTCGGCTTCGCCACGATGGCTCTCTTTCTCGCGCGCAACCGCTACGCTGATGACGCCATCGCGCTACTCACAATCGGCGGCATCTTTTTTATTCCACTTGTCTTCCTGCTTCTCGGGTTGAGCAAGCCGGAACTGCGCGAGGCGCTGCCCGCTGCAGCGGTTTCGTATTTCACCTTTTATTACATCGCCTTCCCACTCGCGTGCCTGGTAGCGATACGGCGCATGGAAGGCGGCGGGCCGCAGGCCGACGGACGCGCTCTGCTGGCCATCGTCTTGATCGTGACTTGGGTGGGAGACATCGCCGCGATGTACGCCGGTCGTGCCTTCGGCAAGCACAAGCTAGCGCCGCGTATCAGCCCGGGGAAGACGATCGAGGGCAGTGTCGCCTCGCTTGTCTTCGCCGTCATTGTGTGTTGGGCGCTGGTCCAGTACGCGCTGCCCAGGTACTTAGGAGAAGCGGAAACGAACGTGCCCACTTGGGTGCCGATTGTCCTCGGCGTCGGCCTCAACATCGCCGCGCAGCTCGGCGACCTGGCCGAGTCGGCCATCAAGCGTGGCGCAGGTGTGAAGGACTCCGGCACCCTGCTGCCGGGACACGGCGGCGTCCTCGATCGCATCGACGCACTCCTGCTGGCCGCGCCCGTCGGGATGTTAATATTGCTGTTAACGCGCGATTATTTCTCCCGTTGA